The following are from one region of the Anomaloglossus baeobatrachus isolate aAnoBae1 chromosome 1, aAnoBae1.hap1, whole genome shotgun sequence genome:
- the LOC142303266 gene encoding olfactory receptor 11A1-like has protein sequence MDNKTIDWKFYLQGFQDIHSGKMVIFLFFLMIYITALAGNTLVIAAVVTSPILHSPMYFFICNLSFGEIIFTSNIIPNVLGSFLTEDGTISIEGCFTQIFLLGYITVTECFLLTIMSYDRYLAICNPLQYYTLMDFKLCRNLSMGAWAGGLIISTASCSLVYVLTFCGPYIVDHYFCDFMLVLKLSCSDTTMADLETKIFSVLVILPSFIFVTFTYLCIIKAIIKIPSSTSKQKAISTCSSHLSVVSMYYGSLIAIYVAPNQGHLYNMNKILSLLYTIVTPISNPIIYSLRNQEMKNSFAKIFSWLFSSNNVAQTK, from the coding sequence ATGGACAACAAGACTATAGACTGGAAATTTTACCTTCAAGGATTTCAAGACATCCATAGTGGCAAGATGGTCATTTTCCTTTTCTTTCTGATGATATATATTACAGCATTAGCAGGAAATACATTGGTTATTGCTGCTGTCGTTACTAGTCCTATCCTTCACTCTCCAATGTATTTCTTCATTTGTAACCTCTCATTTGGTGAAATCATATTTACTTCTAACATTATTCCAAATGTGCTTGGTTCCTTTTTGACAGAAGATGGCACCATATCCATCGAAGGATGTTTCACTCAGATATTCCTACTTGGTTATATCACTGTAACAGAATGTTTTCTTCTCACTATAATGTCCTATGATCGCTACCTCGCCATCTGCAACCCCCTCCAATACTACACACTGATGGACTTCAAACTTTGCAGAAATCTCTCCATGGGGGCATGGGCTGGGGGCTTAATTATATCCACTGCATCATGTTCCCTCGTATATGTCCTTACCTTTTGTGGCCCTTATATAGTTGACCATTATTTTTGTGATTTCATGTTGGTTTTAAAATTATCCTGTTCAGATACTACCATGGCTGACCTAGAAACAAAGATATTCTCTGTGCTGGTCATACTGCCATCTTTTATATTTGTCACTTTCACTTATTTATGTATTATCAAAGCCATCATTAAAATTCCTTCAAGTACAAGCAAACAGAAAGCCATATCTACATGCAGCTCTCACCTATCGGTTGTGTCTATGTATTATGGGTCACTGATTGCAATATATGTTGCCCCAAATCAGGGACATTTGTACAACATGAACAAAATACTTTCATTACTGTACACTATAGTGACACCAATATCAAACCCAATTATCTACAGTCTACGAAACCAAGAAATGAAAAATTCATTTGCAAAGATTTTCAGTTGGCTATTCTCTAGTAATAATGTTGCCCAAACCAAGTGA